In Sulfitobacter sp. LCG007, the sequence AAGGACCCATCAGAATGGCTCCCAAGGTACTCATTTCCGACGAACTGTCGGACGCTGCCGTCCAGATCTTCCGTGACCGTGGCATCGAAGTCGATTTCATGCCCGAACTCGGCAAGGACAAGGAAAAGCTTGCCGAGATCATCGGCGATTACGACGGTCTCGCCATCCGCTCGGCCACCAAGGTCACCGAGAAGATCCTCGAGAGCGCTCCGAACCTCAAGGTGATCGGACGCGCGGGAATCGGCACCGACAACATCGACAAGAACGCCGCCTCCCGCAGGGGCGTGATCGTGATGAACACGCCCTTCGGCAACATGATCACCACTGCGGAACATGCCATCGCGCTCATGTTCTCGGTTGCCCGCCAGATTCCGGAGGCCTCGGCCTCGACCCATGCCGGCAAATGGGAAAAGTCCAGGTTCATGGGCGTCGAGCTGACCGGCAAGACGCTTGGGGTCATCGGCGCCGGGAACATCGGCGGGATCGTCTGCGAACGCGCGCGCGGGCTGCACATGAAGGTGATCGCCTACGATCCCTTCCTCGGTCAGGAGAAGGCCGAGAAGATGCGCGTCGAGAAGGTCGAGCTCGACGATTTGCTTGCCCGTGCCGACTTCATCACCCTGCATGTCCCGCTGACCGACCAGACGCGCAACATCCTGTCGAGGGAGGCGCTGGCCAAGACCAAAAAGGGAGTGCGCATCATCAACTGCGCCCGGGGCGGGCTGGTCGACGAGGAGGCGCTGGCCGACGCGCTGAAGTCCGGCCATGTGGCAGGCGCCGGTTTCGACGTCTTCTCGGTCGAGCCCGCCAAGGAGAACCCGCTGTTCAACCTGCCGAATGTTGTCTGCACCCCGCATCTGGGGGCGGCCACCAGCGAGGCGCAGGAGAACGTCGCCCTGCAGGTGGCCGAACAGATGTCGGATTACCTGCTGACCGGCGCTGTCCAGAACGCCCTCAACATGCCGTCTGTCACCGCCGAAGAGGCCAAGGTGATGGGTCCCTGGGTCAAGCTTGCGGGGCATCTCGGCTCGTTCATCGGGCAGATGACCGACGAGCCGATCAAGGCGATCAACATCCTCTATGACGGCACCGTCGCCGAAATGAACCTAGAGGCGCTGAACTGTTCGGTGATCGCGGGCATCATGAAGAAGGTGAACCCGGACGTGAACATGGTCTCGGCGCCGCTCATCGCTGAAGAACGCGGCATCCAGATCTCGACCACCAACCAGCACAAGTCCGGCGTTTTCGAGGGCTATGTGAAGGTGACCGTGGTGACGGCGAAACGGGAGCGGTCCATCGCCGGAACGGTCTTTTCGGACGGCAAGCCGCGGTTCATCCAGATCAAGGGCATCAACATCGATGCCGAAGTGGGCGCGCACATGCTCTACACCACGAACGAGGATGTGCCCGGCATCATCGGATGCCTGGGACAGACGATGGGCGAGAACGGCGTGAACATCGCGAACTTCACGCTCGGACGCTCGGCCGTCAAGGGCGAGGCGATCGCCCTTCTTTATGTGGACGAGCAGGTGCCCGCCCCGGTGATACGCAAGCTCGAGGCCACGGGGCTCTTCCAGCAGGTCAAGCCGCTCGTCTTCGACGTGGCCTGACACCGTCCGACTAATGGAAAGGCGCCTTTGCGGCGCCTTTTCCCACCGGGCGTCGCATGGATCCGTGGCGCGATACCGATTGCGACATCACGCGTCGCCCGGCGGACAGATTCAGATGCGGATTGGCCTCATCCGGGCGAAGAACATGCCCCGGAGCGCGACGATGCCGACCTGCTTTCTGTCACAGGCCCTCACCAATGCCATGGCCCTGGTGCTTGCCGACGAACCCTGCCCCGAGGCTGCGCTGACGGCACAAATCCTGCGCTCGGGCGGACCGGATGCGCTGAGCGTCACGTTTCCCGCACCGGCATGGGAAGGCATGATCCGGGACGCGCTCGAGGCTTCGGATCATCCCGCCAGCTCGATCCTGCTCGCCGCCGCGGATCACATTCCCTGGGGCATCAATCCCGTCGCGAAATCCAGCGTCGAGGGCGTCTATGTGGTTTCCACGCTTCTGGGCCCCGATGGTCCGGTGTTCTGCCCGGATCTTCGCATGGGGCTCCTTTACCAGCGCCCGGGCTCCTATTATCCGCTGCACAGCCACCTGGCCGACGAAACATACACGGTCATCGCCGGCGAGGCGCTCTGGACGGCGGGGACGGACACGCGGATCCGCCGGCCAGGCGACATGATCCATCACCCTTCGCTGATGCCCCATGCCTTCCGGGCCGGAGAGAGGGGCCTGCTCGCGGTCTGGCGCTGGAGCGGGGACGTGGGCGCCGAAAGCTACAAGATGCTCGACGATCCGGCCTGCGGGAACGAAGCCGCGTGACCGGTCCTGGCCGCGATCCGGACAAGGCGACCCTTCCCATCCTTGAGCCCATACGCTAGGCCCGTCTGCATGAGCGAGCCAATCTATGCCATCGGCGACATCCACGGTCGCCTCGACGAATTGCACCGCGTTCTCGGGTTGATCGAGGCCGATGGCGGACCCGATGCGCAGGTCATCCTGCTGGGTGACTACATCGACCGGGGGCCAGACAGCGCCGGGGTGATCGATTTCCTTGCCAGCGAAACGGCGTCCGGTCGCAATTGGGTGACGCTGATGGGCAACCACGACCGGTACATGCGCAATTTCGTAGGCGCAAAGTCGGTTGCCGATCCCGCCACCCGGGAGGGCCTCTACTGGTTCAACCCGGCCCTGGGAGGCGACAAGACCATGGCCTCCTACGGGATCGAGGCGCATGAGGGTTCGGATCTGGAAGAGGTTCACGCCGCCGCGCTGGCAGCCGTACCCAGATCGCATGCCGATTTCCTTGCCGGCCTGGCGCTGAAACATGTGACCGACGATCACGTGTTCGTCCATGCGGGGATCCGGCCCGGTGTCGCGCTGCAGGATCAGATCGAGGACGATCTGATCTGGATCCGCAAGGGCTTTCTGGACGATACCCGCGATCATGGCCGTCTGGTGGTGCATGGTCATACCGCGCTGCAATGGCCAGCGCGCTACGTCAACCGGCTCAATCTCGACGGCGGGGCGGGATACTTCCGCAACCTGCACGCGGCCGTTCTGGAAGGGCGCGACGCCTGGTTGCTCGGGGACAACGGACGCGAGCCGATCCCCTACGCCTGACGCCAGTCCAGCACGACCTTTCCCGATCTGCCCGACCGCATGGCGGCAAAGCCTTCCTCGAAGGCATCGACGGGGAAGCGATGGGTGATAACCTTCGACACGTCCAGCCCGTTCTGGAGCATGGCGATCATCTTGTACCATGTCTCGAAGATCTCGCGCCCGTAGACGCCCTTTATGGTGATCGCCTTGAAGACGATCCGGCTCCAGTCCACCGGCGACTTTCCGGGCGGGATGCCGAGCATGGCGATCCGCCCGCCCATGGTCATCGCCTCGACCATCTGGTCGAGCGCGCGCTGGTTGCCCGACATCTCGAGGCCCACGTCGAACCCCTGCTTCATCTTCAGGCGCGCGACCGTTTCGGCAAGGTCCTGCTTGCCGACGTCCACCGTGACTACGTCGGCCACCTGTTCGGCCAGGGCGAGCCGTTCGGGGTTGATATCCGTTATCACCACATGGCGCGCGCCGACATGGCGGGCGACGGCGGCGGCCATGATGCCGATGGGACCGGCCCCGGTGATCAGCACGTCCTCTCCGACCAGATCGAAGCTGAGCGCCGTGTGGACCGCATTGCCCAGCGGATCGAGGATCGCGCCGATCTCGTCCGGGATGTCGTCGGGCAGCGGGACCACGTTGAAGGCGGGCAGGCGGAGGTATTGGGCGAAGGCGCCCTGTTCGTTCACGCCGATGCCCCGCGTCGCAGGGTCGAGGTGGAACTTGCCCGCCCGGCTCTGGCGCGAGGTCTTGCCGATCAGGTGCCCCTCGCCGGAACAGCGCTGCCCGATCTCGAGGTCGGTGACATTGCTGCCAAGCTCGACGATCTCTCCAGCGAACTCGTGGCCGGTGATCATCGGCACCGGCACGGTCTTCGCCGCCCATTCGTCCCAGTTCCAGATGTGGATGTCCGTGCCGCAGATCCCGGTCGCGTTGATCCGGATCAGCACGTCGTCGGGTCCGACCTCGGGGACCGGTGCGCGCGTCATCCACAGGCCTTCCCGCGGATGCAGCTTCGACAGCGCCTTCATTTCGTTGCTCTTCATGCGCAATCCTCCCGGCCGACAACAGGCCATGTCCATGTGACACCGGCAGCGATGCTGCGGGCCTGCATCGAGCCGCATGAGGCGGGATGGCGCAGTCGCAGACCCGCCCCCCGCGCCTGCTCCGCTTCGGCGTCCGGCTCGACCGCCGTCGCGCCATGGCCGCGTTCGGCGAAGCACGCCGCGTCACGCCCGCTGCCAGCGCCCGGATCGGGAAGGCCGGCCGGAGGCGGCGGGATCTGATCGAGCACGGGCGACAGGGTCTCCGCTGTCGAAAGGGCATCGAACCGCCGGCGAAGATCTCCGGCGCTGGCGGCACAGGTTGCGATCACGTCGCCGGGCATCAGATCACCCTCATGGCGCGGCCCACGGTGCGGAAGGCCTCGAGCGCCTGGTCGAGGTCCTCGAT encodes:
- the serA gene encoding phosphoglycerate dehydrogenase encodes the protein MAPKVLISDELSDAAVQIFRDRGIEVDFMPELGKDKEKLAEIIGDYDGLAIRSATKVTEKILESAPNLKVIGRAGIGTDNIDKNAASRRGVIVMNTPFGNMITTAEHAIALMFSVARQIPEASASTHAGKWEKSRFMGVELTGKTLGVIGAGNIGGIVCERARGLHMKVIAYDPFLGQEKAEKMRVEKVELDDLLARADFITLHVPLTDQTRNILSREALAKTKKGVRIINCARGGLVDEEALADALKSGHVAGAGFDVFSVEPAKENPLFNLPNVVCTPHLGAATSEAQENVALQVAEQMSDYLLTGAVQNALNMPSVTAEEAKVMGPWVKLAGHLGSFIGQMTDEPIKAINILYDGTVAEMNLEALNCSVIAGIMKKVNPDVNMVSAPLIAEERGIQISTTNQHKSGVFEGYVKVTVVTAKRERSIAGTVFSDGKPRFIQIKGINIDAEVGAHMLYTTNEDVPGIIGCLGQTMGENGVNIANFTLGRSAVKGEAIALLYVDEQVPAPVIRKLEATGLFQQVKPLVFDVA
- a CDS encoding dimethylsulfonioproprionate lyase family protein, yielding MRIGLIRAKNMPRSATMPTCFLSQALTNAMALVLADEPCPEAALTAQILRSGGPDALSVTFPAPAWEGMIRDALEASDHPASSILLAAADHIPWGINPVAKSSVEGVYVVSTLLGPDGPVFCPDLRMGLLYQRPGSYYPLHSHLADETYTVIAGEALWTAGTDTRIRRPGDMIHHPSLMPHAFRAGERGLLAVWRWSGDVGAESYKMLDDPACGNEAA
- a CDS encoding metallophosphoesterase family protein; this encodes MSEPIYAIGDIHGRLDELHRVLGLIEADGGPDAQVILLGDYIDRGPDSAGVIDFLASETASGRNWVTLMGNHDRYMRNFVGAKSVADPATREGLYWFNPALGGDKTMASYGIEAHEGSDLEEVHAAALAAVPRSHADFLAGLALKHVTDDHVFVHAGIRPGVALQDQIEDDLIWIRKGFLDDTRDHGRLVVHGHTALQWPARYVNRLNLDGGAGYFRNLHAAVLEGRDAWLLGDNGREPIPYA
- the tdh gene encoding L-threonine 3-dehydrogenase → MKSNEMKALSKLHPREGLWMTRAPVPEVGPDDVLIRINATGICGTDIHIWNWDEWAAKTVPVPMITGHEFAGEIVELGSNVTDLEIGQRCSGEGHLIGKTSRQSRAGKFHLDPATRGIGVNEQGAFAQYLRLPAFNVVPLPDDIPDEIGAILDPLGNAVHTALSFDLVGEDVLITGAGPIGIMAAAVARHVGARHVVITDINPERLALAEQVADVVTVDVGKQDLAETVARLKMKQGFDVGLEMSGNQRALDQMVEAMTMGGRIAMLGIPPGKSPVDWSRIVFKAITIKGVYGREIFETWYKMIAMLQNGLDVSKVITHRFPVDAFEEGFAAMRSGRSGKVVLDWRQA